In Paenibacillus sp. BIC5C1, a genomic segment contains:
- a CDS encoding rhodanese-related sulfurtransferase has translation MCNSAYRVLLYYKFVKIEDPETFTQEHLQYCKDLGVKGRILIASEGINGTVSGTPEQTEQYMKDMHANPLFSDMVFKIDDVEEHAFKKIFVRHKAELVTFRVDEELDPNVISGKRLSPKEFYEHLQQEDVIVIDGRNDYEYEIGHFRGAIRPDVESFREFPEWIRENLGDMKDKKIITYCTGGIRCEKLTGFMINEGFQDVAQLDGGIVTYGKDDEVQGRLFDGKCYVFDERISVPINRTDEDIVIASCYHCGTTHDRYINCPTCNLQHVSCEDCEETHNRFCSDACREAAPVTA, from the coding sequence ATGTGTAACAGCGCGTACCGCGTGCTTTTATATTATAAGTTCGTGAAGATTGAAGACCCTGAAACGTTTACGCAAGAGCATCTGCAATACTGTAAGGACCTGGGTGTAAAAGGACGTATTCTGATTGCCTCAGAAGGCATCAACGGTACTGTATCCGGTACACCAGAGCAAACCGAGCAGTACATGAAGGATATGCATGCCAACCCGCTGTTCAGCGATATGGTATTCAAGATTGATGATGTCGAAGAGCATGCGTTCAAAAAAATATTTGTTCGTCACAAAGCCGAGCTGGTTACGTTCCGCGTGGACGAAGAATTGGACCCGAACGTTATTAGCGGTAAACGTTTGTCACCGAAAGAATTTTACGAGCATCTTCAACAGGAAGATGTCATTGTAATTGACGGCCGTAATGACTACGAGTACGAAATTGGTCATTTCCGAGGTGCGATTCGTCCGGATGTGGAGTCGTTCCGCGAGTTCCCGGAATGGATTCGGGAGAACCTGGGTGACATGAAGGACAAAAAGATCATTACCTACTGTACTGGTGGCATCCGTTGCGAGAAGCTGACCGGGTTCATGATTAACGAAGGTTTCCAGGACGTTGCACAACTTGATGGTGGAATTGTAACCTATGGCAAGGATGATGAGGTACAAGGCCGTTTGTTTGATGGCAAATGTTATGTGTTTGATGAGCGTATTTCCGTGCCGATTAACCGGACGGATGAAGATATCGTAATTGCCAGCTGTTATCACTGCGGAACGACACATGACCGTTATATTAACTGTCCAACCTGCAACCTGCAGCATGTAAGCTGTGAGGATTGCGAAGAGACGCATAACCGCTTTTGCTCGGATGCCTGCCGGGAGGCAGCACCGGTAACCGCATAA
- a CDS encoding InlB B-repeat-containing protein, which yields MSLTLLKKVSIIWLVFLIELSGLWTNFNMVQKAHAAGSEPYLGEIRLFPYSAAPSGWVIARGQTFSITQNTALFSLLGINFGGDGKTTYALPNLSGAAPEGMNYYIAITGIFPPRGESVTGTGNSVLGEVRLFPYTFTPPGWLEANGQDVSKSTYSDLYQMIGITYGEADSTTFKLPSIPKMDDYIHYAISTDPTRLAKNGSGLEYTGEIIPMLVALPTNNWTLANGLALPINQNQALYSLLGTQFGGDGITEFKVPDLNSSQSTLVYYVATAGIFPNLSNSPFPVAVADNYTTLQNTALTISAPGLLANDSYATTAYLKTAPMNGTIVLNANGSFTYTPNPNFTGTDSFYYYVSSNQNGTSDSALVTITVEQNSKPIISGVANGGYYNQVVIPTFDSGTATLNGSAFISGTAVTADGSYTLVVTNNIGSTTVHFIIDTIAPVVLGITNNAKYNNGPTIIFNEGTATLNGSPFTSGTTVQIEGKYALVVTDSAGNITTLLFSFYAPRTISFNSNGGSEVIDQTVSYDDKVIVPADPSKAGHTFAGWFTDSGLSQSFDFDNTTVTNNLSLYAKWAVNAYTVSFESNGGTVVSDQSVDYGESVTAPDVPTKAGHTFAGWYHEAELHTPFDLNTTLIVQDTTLYAKWATNTYTVTFNALGGSVVSDTAVEYGKKLSAPASPSRSGYTFAGWYTDSELKAPYNFDQTEITADLTLFAKWNIISSPPSGGNGGNSSSGTDIPNNNGQSGNSVPSDTSTSSNNGRLTLAAGQAGQVSLGDAIAVNIPAGAMNQELKITIDQIADSSALLANQIPLSPIYELLKNVPQNFSVPVTLTLTFDSSRLQSNQRAELFYFNEQDKVWLAAGKSSVNGKHIQVDVDHFTKFAVLVVEQTKEPVEISFKDVEGHWAKDVIQQAIRIGIVKGYVDGSFKPDASITRAEFTMMLMNALQTEHTEATLSFTDRSNIGSWAQSAVARALQAGFIQGDSKGAFRPNEAVTRAEMAVIISRALQLKVESSAHSTFADDEQIPLWAKAAVAGLQKSGLLNGKGLNTFAPKDNTTRAEAVNLLLSIPK from the coding sequence TTGAGTTTAACATTATTGAAGAAAGTAAGCATCATATGGTTGGTGTTCCTGATTGAATTAAGCGGTCTATGGACTAATTTCAACATGGTGCAGAAAGCTCATGCCGCGGGATCAGAGCCTTATCTTGGTGAGATAAGATTATTCCCTTACAGCGCAGCCCCCTCAGGATGGGTAATCGCTAGAGGCCAGACGTTCTCTATAACCCAGAATACAGCCCTTTTCTCATTGCTGGGCATTAACTTTGGTGGGGATGGAAAAACAACATATGCCTTACCTAATCTCTCGGGAGCTGCACCAGAAGGGATGAATTATTACATAGCTATAACGGGAATTTTTCCACCTCGCGGAGAAAGTGTAACAGGAACCGGGAATTCTGTACTTGGAGAAGTTCGTCTATTTCCATATACTTTCACTCCTCCTGGTTGGTTAGAAGCAAATGGCCAAGATGTCTCCAAATCCACTTACAGCGATTTATATCAAATGATAGGTATAACCTATGGTGAGGCCGACAGCACAACGTTCAAATTACCGAGTATACCCAAAATGGATGATTACATCCACTATGCCATATCCACTGATCCAACCAGACTTGCTAAGAATGGTTCCGGTCTCGAGTATACTGGCGAGATCATCCCCATGCTGGTTGCTCTCCCGACTAACAACTGGACATTGGCCAATGGATTGGCTTTGCCTATTAACCAAAACCAGGCCTTATATAGCCTATTGGGTACCCAATTTGGTGGTGATGGTATAACTGAATTTAAAGTACCTGATCTGAACAGTAGCCAATCCACTCTGGTCTATTACGTTGCAACTGCGGGAATATTCCCCAATTTGAGTAACAGTCCATTCCCAGTGGCTGTGGCGGACAATTATACAACTTTGCAAAATACCGCCCTGACCATATCTGCACCAGGTTTGTTGGCCAATGATAGCTATGCTACTACTGCATATTTAAAGACCGCACCGATGAACGGAACAATCGTATTGAATGCTAACGGCTCGTTTACGTACACTCCGAATCCCAACTTTACAGGAACAGACAGCTTCTATTATTACGTTTCCTCCAATCAAAACGGGACGAGTGACTCGGCATTAGTTACCATCACCGTTGAGCAAAATTCAAAACCAATCATTAGCGGCGTAGCTAATGGTGGATATTATAATCAAGTGGTCATCCCGACTTTTGATAGTGGAACAGCAACTCTCAATGGTTCTGCATTCATAAGCGGCACTGCAGTTACGGCGGATGGAAGTTATACATTGGTGGTAACCAACAATATTGGCAGTACAACCGTACATTTTATTATTGATACCATAGCTCCCGTAGTGCTTGGCATCACAAATAATGCAAAATATAACAATGGCCCAACGATTATCTTTAATGAAGGAACAGCCACTCTGAACGGCTCTCCCTTCACCAGTGGAACAACGGTTCAAATTGAAGGAAAATATGCACTGGTTGTTACCGATAGTGCTGGCAATATCACAACCCTACTTTTCAGCTTTTATGCACCGCGAACGATCAGCTTTAATAGTAACGGCGGATCTGAAGTAATAGATCAAACGGTCTCATACGATGACAAGGTTATTGTTCCAGCAGACCCAAGCAAAGCTGGACACACCTTTGCTGGTTGGTTCACCGATTCAGGATTGAGCCAGTCTTTCGATTTTGACAATACAACCGTAACCAATAACCTCTCCCTTTATGCAAAATGGGCGGTCAATGCTTATACCGTTAGCTTCGAATCTAATGGTGGAACAGTGGTCTCAGATCAGTCGGTCGATTATGGAGAGTCAGTGACAGCTCCTGACGTTCCAACCAAAGCCGGACACACTTTCGCCGGCTGGTATCATGAAGCTGAACTGCATACGCCATTTGACCTGAATACTACATTAATTGTCCAGGACACCACATTGTATGCAAAGTGGGCAACAAACACATATACGGTAACTTTCAATGCACTTGGTGGTTCGGTTGTATCCGATACAGCTGTTGAATATGGAAAAAAACTATCAGCACCTGCTTCGCCAAGTCGTTCCGGCTATACGTTTGCAGGCTGGTATACTGATTCCGAGCTGAAGGCTCCATACAACTTTGACCAAACGGAGATTACAGCTGATCTGACCCTATTTGCCAAGTGGAATATTATTTCCTCGCCGCCTTCAGGTGGTAATGGGGGGAACAGCAGCAGTGGTACCGATATTCCGAATAACAACGGGCAGAGCGGTAATTCTGTACCATCTGATACGTCAACTTCGTCCAACAATGGACGCTTAACGCTTGCTGCGGGTCAGGCAGGCCAAGTGAGCTTGGGCGATGCCATTGCTGTGAATATCCCTGCCGGGGCGATGAACCAGGAATTGAAGATCACTATTGATCAGATTGCAGATTCTTCTGCCTTGCTGGCCAATCAGATTCCACTCAGCCCAATCTATGAGCTGCTCAAGAATGTTCCCCAAAACTTCAGTGTGCCTGTAACATTAACGCTGACATTTGACTCATCCAGGTTGCAGAGCAATCAGCGAGCTGAACTATTTTACTTTAATGAACAAGATAAGGTTTGGCTAGCCGCTGGTAAATCATCCGTGAATGGCAAGCACATTCAGGTGGACGTAGACCATTTCACAAAATTTGCCGTTTTGGTAGTTGAACAAACTAAAGAGCCGGTAGAAATATCATTTAAGGATGTCGAAGGTCACTGGGCCAAAGATGTAATCCAACAGGCTATTCGTATAGGCATCGTCAAAGGGTATGTCGATGGATCATTCAAACCGGATGCTTCCATTACGCGTGCAGAATTCACGATGATGCTGATGAATGCACTTCAAACAGAGCACACGGAAGCGACATTATCTTTTACCGATCGTTCAAACATAGGATCTTGGGCACAGTCTGCTGTAGCGCGTGCTTTACAAGCAGGATTTATTCAAGGAGATTCAAAAGGGGCTTTTCGCCCAAATGAAGCTGTAACTCGTGCAGAGATGGCTGTTATAATCTCCAGAGCCTTGCAATTGAAGGTAGAATCCAGCGCCCACTCAACCTTTGCAGATGATGAACAGATTCCGTTGTGGGCCAAAGCTGCTGTGGCTGGCTTGCAAAAGTCCGGGCTACTGAACGGCAAAGGGCTTAACACTTTTGCTCCTAAAGACAATACTACACGTGCGGAAGCGGTGAACTTATTGCTGAGCATACCAAAATAA
- a CDS encoding YfcC family protein → MENITKQPQQRRKWFKMPHTFVILFILVLVATVLTYIIPAGEFDRVKDEATGKSLLVPGSYHHVEANPTGLWDIPKSIVRGLVDSADVVFFIFIIGGAFQIITSTGTIEALTGRVARSFANKGLWVIPVFITLFSVGGFTMGMSTEVMVFVPIGIAIARALGYDALTGTAMISLGASCGFTAGLLNPFNVGLAQAIAEVPIFSGMWLRAIILVCLISVTSIYIMRYASRVKSDPTRGLVHELEQEQAADTPAVDLNKLPTIRITHVLTIITIVAGFALLIWGVSKEGWWMEELAALFLSMGVISGLVSGFGPSRIASEFVKGASGIAYGAFIIGLARGIMVVLDQGNVIDSVVYGMSTMVGELPSSVQVLGMYFFQNIMNVFITSGTGMAVTTMPIMVPLSDLLGVTRQTAVLAFQFGDGFTNMILPTSSALMGSLAVSGIPYQKWVRFFWPLMVMWIAMGIVFMLIANAIQYS, encoded by the coding sequence TTGGAAAACATAACAAAACAACCACAACAACGGCGTAAATGGTTCAAAATGCCTCATACCTTCGTCATCTTGTTCATTTTGGTGTTGGTAGCTACTGTACTGACCTATATTATTCCTGCAGGGGAATTTGATCGGGTCAAGGATGAAGCAACAGGCAAATCCTTGCTCGTTCCGGGTTCATACCACCATGTAGAGGCCAACCCAACGGGATTGTGGGATATCCCCAAGTCCATCGTTCGCGGACTGGTTGACTCCGCTGATGTTGTATTCTTTATTTTCATCATCGGTGGGGCATTTCAGATCATTACGAGCACGGGAACGATTGAAGCTCTTACAGGCAGGGTAGCCCGTTCGTTCGCTAATAAAGGATTATGGGTCATCCCGGTATTCATCACCTTGTTCTCCGTTGGTGGATTTACGATGGGTATGTCCACGGAGGTCATGGTCTTTGTACCGATCGGAATCGCCATCGCGCGTGCGCTGGGGTATGACGCTCTAACAGGTACGGCGATGATCTCGCTGGGGGCCTCGTGTGGTTTTACCGCGGGACTGCTCAATCCGTTCAATGTGGGACTGGCTCAGGCCATTGCAGAAGTACCGATCTTCTCAGGCATGTGGCTGCGCGCGATCATCTTGGTGTGTCTCATCTCCGTGACAAGTATCTATATTATGCGGTACGCGTCCAGAGTGAAGTCTGATCCAACCCGCGGTTTGGTGCATGAGCTGGAGCAGGAGCAGGCAGCAGATACACCTGCGGTGGATCTGAACAAACTGCCAACGATTCGCATCACACATGTTCTGACTATCATTACGATTGTAGCTGGTTTTGCCCTGTTAATCTGGGGTGTATCCAAAGAAGGCTGGTGGATGGAGGAACTGGCGGCTCTCTTCCTGAGCATGGGTGTGATCTCTGGTCTCGTATCCGGGTTCGGTCCTAGTCGCATTGCAAGTGAATTTGTTAAAGGCGCAAGTGGTATTGCCTATGGTGCCTTTATCATCGGTCTGGCAAGGGGAATTATGGTTGTCCTCGATCAGGGTAACGTAATTGACTCCGTAGTATACGGAATGTCCACGATGGTTGGTGAACTGCCATCCTCTGTGCAGGTATTGGGTATGTACTTCTTCCAAAATATCATGAACGTGTTCATCACGTCGGGTACAGGTATGGCTGTGACTACGATGCCGATTATGGTTCCATTATCGGATCTGCTGGGGGTTACCCGTCAGACTGCCGTACTGGCGTTCCAGTTCGGAGACGGGTTCACCAACATGATTCTGCCAACGTCTTCTGCCTTGATGGGCAGTCTCGCTGTATCCGGAATTCCGTATCAGAAATGGGTTAGATTCTTCTGGCCGCTGATGGTCATGTGGATCGCTATGGGTATTGTATTTATGCTTATTGCAAATGCCATTCAGTATTCTTAA
- a CDS encoding M20 family metallopeptidase, with product MYSDPAHMKQKIKETVDRLDPDLRVLSLRIHANPELSFQEVQAQQWLTEPLEAAGFQVEKGISSLDTSFRAVWEGQSGGPTIALLAEYDALPRIGHACGHNLIGTSAVGAALALKEACPDLPGRIIVLGTPAEEEGGGKIIMVNDGVFNEMDAVMMCHPQQKTMVLRGALACVDATFTFHGKQAHAASSPEKGISALDALVNAYAGINSLRPYLKDDVRVNGIITKGGDAPNVVPELAEAVYIIRAKTVEELKIVMDKVYRVVRHAAEGVGATVDITEGLIYAERNNNKTLAGLFQQNLEDMGIEVHDPPQTGGVGSSDIGNVSQITAAIHPYIRLGDATTHTPEFARLAGAEEGMIELNRAAKALALTAFDLYADKAALQQVRDEFEAWKQQKDEG from the coding sequence ATGTATTCTGACCCGGCTCATATGAAGCAAAAAATCAAAGAAACCGTAGATCGGCTTGACCCCGACTTGCGGGTATTATCCCTGCGCATTCACGCTAACCCTGAACTTAGTTTTCAGGAAGTCCAAGCACAACAATGGTTAACCGAACCGCTGGAAGCAGCCGGATTTCAGGTGGAAAAAGGCATTTCTAGCCTCGACACCTCGTTCCGTGCTGTATGGGAAGGCCAGTCAGGCGGACCCACGATTGCACTGCTCGCTGAATATGATGCGCTGCCCCGCATCGGACATGCCTGCGGACACAATCTGATCGGAACCTCTGCTGTAGGCGCAGCGCTGGCGCTCAAGGAAGCTTGCCCTGATCTTCCGGGACGGATTATCGTTCTTGGCACACCGGCTGAAGAAGAGGGCGGCGGCAAAATCATTATGGTGAACGATGGCGTATTCAATGAGATGGATGCCGTCATGATGTGTCACCCGCAGCAAAAAACGATGGTACTGAGAGGTGCGCTGGCTTGTGTGGACGCAACCTTTACGTTCCACGGCAAACAGGCACATGCTGCCTCTTCCCCTGAGAAAGGTATCAGTGCACTGGATGCTCTGGTCAACGCGTACGCGGGAATAAATTCACTGCGTCCTTATTTGAAGGATGACGTTCGGGTTAACGGGATTATTACCAAGGGTGGAGATGCGCCCAACGTGGTGCCGGAGCTGGCTGAAGCCGTATATATCATTCGGGCGAAGACCGTCGAAGAGCTGAAAATCGTCATGGACAAAGTATATCGCGTCGTGCGCCATGCTGCGGAAGGTGTTGGGGCTACGGTAGATATTACAGAAGGCCTGATCTATGCCGAGCGGAATAACAACAAAACTCTGGCGGGTCTGTTCCAGCAGAACCTGGAGGATATGGGCATTGAAGTGCATGATCCACCTCAAACAGGCGGTGTGGGTTCCTCGGATATCGGTAACGTAAGCCAAATTACAGCCGCAATCCATCCGTATATTCGGTTAGGAGATGCGACAACGCACACACCTGAATTTGCCCGGCTTGCCGGAGCAGAGGAAGGCATGATTGAGCTAAACCGTGCGGCAAAGGCACTTGCACTGACGGCGTTCGATTTGTACGCAGACAAGGCAGCATTGCAGCAGGTGCGTGATGAATTTGAAGCATGGAAACAACAGAAGGACGAGGGATGA
- a CDS encoding LysR family transcriptional regulator, protein MDEKDCRLLLSVSEESSLTKAAERMFMTQPALTYRLQQLEKEFGVPLIDKTLKGARFTPEGEHLAIYARKMLNELNQVKEQLSNIRNEVKGTLRLGIANHYSLYKLPPLLKQFKELYPEVQFAVTCALSVEVMELLMRDEIQVGVIRGEHSWYEGKHLLHDEPVCIVSREPINLDELPELPQIAFQEPLSKTGGSPVSPFREGVAAWWYERYECSPTVAMRVDSYETCKEMVRYGLGYAIIPGIFVSATDGLHQQELIRKNGQGVRRNTWLVYKESVLQQATVGRFVDLMKTAGTQHVVDGS, encoded by the coding sequence ATGGATGAAAAGGACTGCCGTCTGCTGCTGAGCGTTTCCGAAGAAAGCAGTCTGACCAAGGCTGCGGAGCGCATGTTTATGACCCAGCCGGCTTTGACATACCGTTTGCAGCAGTTGGAGAAGGAATTTGGCGTGCCACTTATCGATAAAACGTTAAAAGGCGCCAGGTTCACTCCCGAAGGAGAGCATCTCGCGATCTATGCCCGTAAAATGCTCAATGAACTTAACCAGGTCAAGGAACAGCTGTCGAACATTCGGAATGAAGTCAAAGGAACGCTGCGCCTCGGGATTGCCAATCATTATTCGTTGTACAAGCTTCCTCCCTTGTTAAAGCAGTTCAAGGAGCTGTACCCTGAGGTACAGTTTGCTGTGACCTGCGCTCTGAGTGTGGAGGTTATGGAACTGTTGATGCGGGATGAAATTCAGGTAGGTGTCATCCGGGGGGAGCATTCATGGTATGAGGGGAAACATCTGCTGCATGATGAACCGGTCTGTATTGTATCACGTGAACCCATCAATCTGGATGAACTTCCCGAGCTTCCGCAAATTGCATTTCAGGAGCCCTTGTCCAAAACCGGTGGTTCTCCTGTGAGTCCATTCCGGGAAGGAGTAGCGGCATGGTGGTATGAACGCTATGAATGTTCCCCAACCGTAGCGATGCGTGTGGACAGTTATGAGACATGCAAGGAAATGGTGCGTTATGGGCTTGGTTATGCCATTATTCCGGGTATTTTCGTATCTGCTACGGATGGTCTCCATCAACAGGAATTGATCCGAAAGAATGGACAGGGAGTGCGGCGAAATACGTGGTTGGTGTATAAGGAAAGTGTGCTGCAACAGGCAACGGTAGGTCGCTTTGTTGACTTGATGAAAACGGCTGGAACACAGCATGTTGTGGATGGAAGTTAG
- a CDS encoding HAMP domain-containing sensor histidine kinase — translation MRVSIKLKFSVFLAALLILTVVVLSSLVLRGIERNQQTQIETILSQQTRLVNLNVRQSYYTESVRLEQEVFLQQNGRRLAQELASSTGLPIALYDMKGQQVGSSIMSEESPDITATLNYALQNKIAYHEQGDTLLYMAPLDGPDGQMGVVRMQYPVQSYHEFYARILQLFMWAGIAVVGLSFILGYLFYNRFAVAITRLKKSADSIREGHYITESPVRRKDELGELGQGIYYMSTSIQQNIEAMHAEQQKLQLAIEKLQALEQQQKQYIGNISHEFKTPLTSIKAYVELLDMYKDDPQLLDDATGNIGKETERLYEMVEKVLHLSALEKYDFENQAEDVEVRALLEDACGRMRGKAEKFTLNMELALLPAVIRSDRESLMHIFINLLDNAIKYNVPGGVIRVSNELRMQERQAVIRIFNSGTPIPDEAREKIFEPFYTVNKDRARKTGGTGLGLSLVKQFVEKQGGTISLLPGDPKHGEGTTFQLVFPLAHSSLQVGNKSE, via the coding sequence ATGAGAGTCAGCATCAAGCTGAAGTTCAGCGTTTTTCTGGCCGCATTGCTAATCCTGACCGTTGTTGTGCTCAGCTCTCTGGTATTGCGAGGTATTGAGCGCAACCAGCAGACGCAGATCGAGACTATCCTGTCCCAGCAGACCCGTCTGGTGAATCTGAATGTGCGGCAGTCTTACTATACCGAGTCCGTTCGTCTGGAGCAGGAGGTTTTCTTGCAGCAAAATGGCCGCAGGCTGGCTCAGGAGCTTGCAAGCTCCACTGGTCTGCCCATTGCACTTTATGATATGAAGGGACAACAGGTAGGTTCATCGATCATGTCGGAGGAAAGTCCAGATATCACAGCGACACTGAACTATGCGCTGCAAAATAAAATTGCTTACCACGAACAGGGGGATACCCTGCTATATATGGCACCACTGGACGGACCGGATGGACAGATGGGGGTTGTACGCATGCAGTATCCGGTTCAGAGCTATCATGAGTTCTATGCCCGTATCCTTCAATTGTTTATGTGGGCGGGGATTGCGGTTGTTGGACTAAGCTTCATTCTGGGCTATCTTTTCTACAATCGTTTTGCCGTTGCCATAACTCGCTTGAAGAAGTCTGCCGATTCCATTCGTGAAGGGCATTATATTACCGAATCACCGGTGAGACGCAAGGATGAATTGGGCGAGCTGGGACAAGGCATTTATTACATGAGCACATCGATTCAGCAAAATATTGAAGCCATGCATGCGGAACAGCAGAAGCTCCAGCTTGCCATCGAGAAGCTCCAAGCCTTGGAGCAGCAGCAGAAACAATATATTGGCAACATCAGCCATGAGTTCAAGACGCCACTTACGTCGATTAAGGCGTATGTAGAGCTGCTGGACATGTATAAGGATGATCCACAATTGCTGGATGATGCCACAGGCAATATTGGCAAGGAGACCGAGCGGCTGTACGAGATGGTTGAGAAGGTATTACATTTGTCTGCCCTGGAGAAATATGATTTTGAGAATCAGGCAGAAGACGTGGAGGTGCGAGCTTTGCTGGAGGATGCCTGTGGCCGGATGCGGGGCAAAGCCGAGAAGTTTACGCTGAACATGGAGCTGGCGTTACTGCCTGCGGTGATCCGCAGCGATCGGGAGAGCCTGATGCATATTTTCATCAATCTGTTGGATAATGCGATCAAATATAATGTGCCGGGAGGCGTCATCCGGGTAAGTAATGAATTGCGAATGCAGGAGCGACAAGCGGTGATTCGCATCTTCAACTCGGGTACGCCCATTCCGGACGAGGCGCGCGAGAAAATCTTTGAACCCTTTTACACCGTCAACAAAGACAGGGCCAGAAAAACCGGGGGAACCGGGCTGGGACTATCACTCGTCAAGCAATTTGTAGAGAAGCAGGGCGGCACAATCTCTTTGTTGCCGGGCGATCCGAAACATGGGGAAGGAACGACGTTCCAGCTTGTTTTCCCTTTGGCGCATTCAAGTTTACAAGTTGGAAACAAGTCTGAATAA
- a CDS encoding response regulator transcription factor, with product MNKKVLVVDDESSIVSAIAYALRREGYEVETANDGEEALVKVASFHPQVMILDVMMPKLDGYGVCRRLEDREDIGIILLTVKNDIVDKIVGLEMGADDYMTKPFEIRELLARVKALMRRVEKSSSPSDDPKNQAIVNGTLRIHIAHRTVTVNEEKLDLTPKEFDLLTILMSNPERVYTRDDLLDRVWGMEYAGGTRTVDIHIQRLRKKIGDTDQQKLQTVYGIGYKASAPEPGGLV from the coding sequence ATGAATAAAAAAGTGCTGGTCGTGGATGACGAGTCAAGCATCGTCAGTGCGATTGCTTACGCGCTGCGGCGCGAAGGATATGAAGTAGAGACAGCAAATGACGGCGAAGAAGCGCTGGTCAAGGTAGCCTCATTTCATCCCCAGGTCATGATTCTGGACGTGATGATGCCCAAGCTGGACGGATATGGCGTATGCCGCAGGCTGGAGGACCGGGAGGATATCGGCATTATTTTGCTCACCGTCAAAAATGATATCGTGGATAAGATCGTCGGCCTGGAAATGGGCGCGGATGATTATATGACCAAACCGTTTGAGATCCGCGAGCTGCTCGCCCGGGTAAAGGCGCTAATGCGTCGCGTGGAGAAAAGCAGCTCGCCATCTGATGATCCCAAGAATCAGGCTATCGTCAATGGAACACTACGCATCCATATCGCTCACCGCACTGTGACGGTGAATGAGGAGAAGCTGGATTTAACGCCAAAAGAGTTCGATTTGCTGACCATTCTAATGTCCAATCCTGAGCGTGTATACACGCGGGATGATCTGCTGGACCGGGTGTGGGGCATGGAATATGCCGGGGGTACACGCACGGTGGATATTCATATTCAGCGGCTGCGCAAAAAAATCGGTGATACCGATCAGCAAAAATTGCAAACGGTATATGGCATTGGCTATAAGGCATCAGCCCCTGAACCGGGCGGCTTGGTATGA